The genome window TGtagctgttgatacccttgaaTGCTTATGGTGAAAATTTCAGATGCTATTTTATTCAGATGACTTTTAAAAAGACTATATAGagattaaaatactgtaatgtttcatttttgtactATAAATCTTGACCTGTCATcaataatcagaatcatgtcCTATCCACGCACACAGTTTTGCCCCTGTTGTACACTTATCAGTGTAACTTTGAAGTGGAGGTGAATCCTTTTTGCTGTAGCATGTGAAAAAATAACTGTGCTTCTCCAATGAAACTATTAATCAATGATTTGATCCTTtggttttcttgtaaaattaattaaaatatccGCATTGACAgcagtgggatttttttttttttttttaaactggtcaTACAGTTTGGGATCAGTTTTGTGGGCGTGTTTTAAGCAGAACCAGAAAGTTGAACGTCATTCATAAAGTCTCCACAGAGGACACAACATCCACAGCACACACACGCGTGGACTAATATTCGGTAGAAAAGATAACCGACGGGTAAATTCTAATGTTACAGCATGCAATTATTGTGATGTATCGATTTTGGAAAGTGCGTAATGTGCGCGTAATACCTGTGCGTAAATGTTTCCTTTCAGCTTCCACGATGACAAGCCCGTCTTTGCTGAGCTTCTCCGCGGTTGTGGTTCTGCTGCTCAGCACCCCGAGGCACGCCGCCACCTTCCAAGGCGCTTTCCCGCACCCAAACAAATCCAACCCGAACGAACCGGAGCGGTGCCAGCCACCCCCGATCAGCGGATTCATTTCCCGCGGGACGGCGCCCACCGAGGAGGTTCTGGAGTCCAGTCAGGAGGCGCTGCACGTCACGGAGCGTCGCTACTTGCGCCTGGACTGGTGTAAGACGCAGCCGCTCAAGCAGACCATCCACGAAGAGGGATGCCTGAGCCGAACCATCATCAACCGGTTCTGCTACGGACAGTGCAACTCCTTCTACATCCCGCGGCACATTTACCAGGATGGAAACGCCTTCGAGTCCTGTTCGGCGTGCAAACCCAAAACCTTCAGCACGGTCACTTACACGCTGTTGTGTCCCGGACAGACGCCCGGTACCAGGAAGAAACGGGTCCAGCGCGTAAAGCAGTGCAGGTGCATTACAATTAACTCGGATTAGACGCCATGCCGATCTCCTCTTTTCACTGGGAGAGGAAAGAACGTTTTTGCAAAATCTTTTGGGCGCCTGTTGGCAAGCCTGCCGGAATTCAAAGTTATTGAAACAAGAGGAacttcttaaaaaaacattttcatctttgtattAGTATCAGTTCCAAACAGAATGGACTCGGGAGCAATCCGAATTTGGATCCCACTGTGCACATTCATATAGATAATCCACTTTTTAAACATGCCTGAATATTTCCATTACGAATATACAAGCTTTTAATATTGCATTCAACTCATCAAGTGTAAAAGCATGTTAAGGAAATTAGTTGTATTGTTCCAAGTCTGGATCAGTAagactccaaaaacaaaaagctcaattaacatttttatgtcTCATTAAACACATAGTTGAAAAAATATCAAGTTACACCAACGTTAGTTAATTTTTATATACAATAGAATAATGTGGAATCGGTTGACATACAAAGTTATTTTTGTGAATTTCGCCTCGTCCCATCAGGGATCGCCCAACAAGTCATGAcataaatgatatatatatatatataaacatatattgTTCTATTCCCATTTTTGCCAAACATGCTCAGATGTTCTCATTGTTTCACTCCTGACTTTGCAGCTACAAAATACAATGTCAAACTATTTGACAACAGAAAGGGTGATTTAGTCTTTCAAGTGTTCGTGTGTGCAATGTTTGTGTCTAGTTTCCACAATGTGGAATGTCAACTGAGGGCTCAGATAAAAAGTTGTAGAAAAGATGCTTCAAGCTACTTCATTTTCAATCGTGTACACAGTTTGTGTGTCTTCTacatttgcttgtgaataaaaCAGCCATCACACAATTATAATGACTTATTTATTAGTGGATCAATATTTTAAGACTCACAAGAGATTTGCTTATACGTCGGCTCAGGATCACCGGTGACCCTGAAAacgataagtggtagaaaaacATTGGGTGGATAGTGGTGAAAGAATCATTTTTTTCTATCCACATTTTCAGTAGCAGTAAAGTCGTCACCGACAGAAAATACAACCTTTTAAAGAGTTCAGTTCCCTGATCCATTCCGGTCCAGCTCAGTGAGGACAACAATGATACACTTAgtatagtggaacctctaaggtcaAACTTAAGATTAGATGGTATTAAGAAAATTGAGTCCGATAGGAGTAATAGaaatgaatatactgtaatttccagGCTTACATAAGGGCCATC of Phyllopteryx taeniolatus isolate TA_2022b chromosome 18, UOR_Ptae_1.2, whole genome shotgun sequence contains these proteins:
- the grem1a gene encoding gremlin-1a; the protein is MTSPSLLSFSAVVVLLLSTPRHAATFQGAFPHPNKSNPNEPERCQPPPISGFISRGTAPTEEVLESSQEALHVTERRYLRLDWCKTQPLKQTIHEEGCLSRTIINRFCYGQCNSFYIPRHIYQDGNAFESCSACKPKTFSTVTYTLLCPGQTPGTRKKRVQRVKQCRCITINSD